From Pseudomonas sp. G2-4:
CTGTACAACGGCGAGCCCAACGAGAACCGCCGCCTGAGCGGGCGTTTCGGCCTGGTCTGGCATAACTTCTGGGACATCATGCGGGTGTCCAAGCGCCTGACGTTCTTCACCTCCGGTTATGGTCAGATCGCGATTATTTTTCCGTTCATCGTTGCCGCGCCGCGCTACTTCGCCGGCAAGATCCAGCTGGGCGAGCTCATGCAGATCAACTCGGCGTTCGGCAATGTGCAGGAGAACTTCAGCTGGTTCATCAGCGCTTACTCCGACCTCGCCGCGTGGCGCGCCACCTGTGATCGTCTGCTGAGTTTCCGCCAGGCCATGAGCGACAACGAAGGTCGTGTGCCGGCCATCGATGTGCAAAACCAGGGCGCTGCCTTGGAGGTGCACAACCTGGGGCTGGATCTGGCTGACGGGCGCCATTTGCTCAGCAACGCCGACATGACCGTTGAATCCGGCGAGCGGGTAATGCTCAGCGGCCGTTCAGGCAGTGGCAAATCCACGCTGTTTCGGGCGATGGGGCATTTGTGGCCTGCGGGGCACGGCGCAATCCGGTTGCCGGCTGCGCGCTATCTGTTCCTGCCGCAGAAACCTTATCTGCCGATTGGCAGCCTGCGTGAAGTGCTGAGTTATCCACAGCCCGGCGATGTCTACCCCAACGAACGTTATGTACAGGTCCTGGAAACCTGTCGCCTGCCGCACCTGATTGCGCGGCTGGATGAAAGCAACCACTGGCAGCGCATGCTCTCGCCCGGCGAGCAACAACGCCTGGCCTTTGCCCGCGCATTGCTTTATGCACCGCAATGGTTGTACATGGATGAAGCCACGTCGGCGATGGATGAAGAAGACGAGGCAACGCTGTATCAGGCGCTGATCGATCAGTTGCCGGGCCTGAGCATCGTCAGCGTTGGCCACCGGAGCAGTTTGAAACGGTTCCATCCGCGACATGTACGTATCGAAAATGGCCAACTGGTGGAGCGCACCGTGATCGCATAAACACTCAAAACCTGTGGAAGCGAGCTTGCTCGCGATAGCGATGTATCAGTTGATATTGATGTGGCTGACCCTCCGCCATCGCGAGCAAGCTCGCTCCCACAAGGGGGTGTGGTGAATCGGATGTTCCTGTCTACAAACGATCCAGTGTGGGAGCGAGCTTGCTCGCGACGAAGGCGACTCGGTGTCAGCACCCGACTTGCCACTGCACCCACGGTGATCGTACAACCATGTTGCGCTATGATGATGCCATTCAGCCGCTTGCCGAGACACTGACACATGGAAAACCCGATCGACGTACCACGCCTTCCCCGCAAGCGCCGCAGTCTGGCGCAGGAGCTGGTGACGGTGTTGACCGAGCAGATTCGCGACGGTCTGCTCAAGCGCGGTGATAAGTTGCCCACCGAGTCGGCGATCATGGAGGCCCATGGCGTCAGCCGCACCGTGGTGCGCGAGGCGATTTCCCGTCTGCAGGCGGCCGGCCAGGTGGAAACCCGCCACGGCATCGGCACCTTCGTACTGGACCCGCCCAGCCCGAGCGGCTTTCGCATTGACCCGGCTACCGTGGTCACATTGCGTGACGTGCTGGCGATCCTGGAATTGCGTATCAGCCTGGAAGTGGAATCCGCCGGGCTGGCGGCCCAGCGCCGTAGCGCCGAGCAACTGGCTGCGATGCGCGCCGCCCTCGACGCATTGAATGAGAGCGCGGCCCATGCCTCCGATGCGGTGGCCTCGGACTTTGCCTTTCATTTGGAGATTGCCCTGTCCACCGGCAATCGCTACTTCACTGACATCATGACCCACCTGGGCACCAGCATCATCCCGCGTACCCGGGTGAACTCGGCGCGCCTGGCCCATGACGATCAGCAGCACTACCTCAATCGCTTGAGCCGTGAGCACGAGGAAATCTTCGAGGCCATCGCCCGACAGGACTCCGACGCCGCCCGTGCCGCCATGCGCCTGCACTTGACCAACAGCCGTGAAAGGCTGCGCCAGGCTCATGAAGAGGCGCAGGCGCAGGGCTGAAGCGGCTTCGCTGCTCGGGTGACAAGGATGCTTTGTGGCGAGGGAGCTTGCTCCCGCTGGGCTGGGAAGCGGCCCCGTTTTTTTGAGTGAGTGCTTCGCACTCAAGCGGGAGCAAGCTCCCTCGCCACATGGCAGTGGTGTCCGGTTTTCTATCGGCGCGCCTGTCTGACCCAATAGCAGGCACGCAGTCCTACGCGCTGATCCGCAACATCTGCGGCTCGGATATATCGTTGTCCCAGCCGCTCTCGTAACTAACCTCGTAACGAAGCTCGACCAATTGGCCGACGTAAGCTGTCAAGTCGGCATTGGTTAGCGTCACTGTCACACCCTTGCGTGGCGTACCTTCCTCGCCGTCGGTCAGAGATGTAAACGCGCCTACCGAAGTTGGATGCGTCGAGCCGACGCCCACAGTCAGTTGGGCGTTCGAGTACGGGTGGAAAGCTGCATCCGGAATTTTCACGGTTAACGTCTTTGTCTTTGACAAGCTGACCGTGACTTCGCCGGTGGCCGGAAAATCCTTGAGCGTCGGTTTCGCATACGTCTTCACCATGATGTCACTCCTTGTGAGGCGGCCCTGATCGTTGCGTACGGACGACTCACTTAAAGGTTAAGAAAAGAACTACGGCCGGGCATGGGACGGCCATACGTGGGTTATGCCCCCACGCCGTAACGGCGCCTACTGGTAGAGTTGACAGTGGCGACGAGCGGTCCTGGTGCCCGGACTAACCCCGCTCGAAGCCCCCGATTTAAAAGGTTTCGCGCCAAACACCTCTGCCCGACACCCCGACAAAAGACGAAATGCAGTTGACGTGCGTATTTTAAGTTGTACGATGACCTACAACTTCACTAGAAGCTGAACCGTTTCCTACAACACATCAATTGCGTCCAGGGTGTTCGAATAATGAATCCACAAGAACTGAAGTCCATCCTCTCGTCTGGCCTGCTGTCGTTCCCGGTCACCGATTTCACTGCCCAAGGCGATTTCAATCGCGACAGCTACATCAAGCGCCTCGAGTGGCTGGCCCCGTATGGCGCCTCGGCACTGTTTGCAGCGGGCGGCACTGGTGAATTTTTCTCCCTGGCGGCCAGCGAGTATTCGCAAGTCATCAAGACCGCCGTCGATACCTGCGCCACCAGCGTGCCAATCCTTGCCGGCGTCGGCGGTGCAACCCGCCAGGCCATCGAATACGCTCAAGAAGCCGAGCGCCTGGGGGCCAAGGGCCTGTTGCTGCTGCCGCACTACCTGACCGAAGCCAGCCAGGACGGCGTTGCCGCCCACGTTGAAGCCGTGTGCAAATCGGTGAAGATCGGCGTGGTGGTGTACAACCGCAACGTCTGCCGCCTGAACGCCACGCATCTGGAACGCCTGGCTGAGCGCTGCCCTAACCTGATCGGTTACAAGGACGGCCTGGGCGACATCGAACTGATGGTGTCGATCCGTCGTCGCCTCGGCGATCGCTTCAGCTACCTGGGCGGCCTGCCGACCGCTGAAGTCTACGCCGCGGCTTACAAGGCCCTGGGCGTGCCGGTCTACTCCTCGGCGGTGTTCAACTTCATTCCGAAAACCGCGATGGACTTCTACTACGCCATTGCCCGCGACGATCACGAGACCGTCGGCAAGATCATCGACGACTTCTTCCTGCCGTACCTGGACATCCGCAACCGCAAGGCCGGCTACGCCGTGAGCATCGTCAAGGCGGGCGCGAAGATCGTTGGCTATGACGCCGGTCCCGTGCGCACGCCGCTGACCGATCTGCTGCCAGAAGAATACGAAGCACTGGCCGCGCTGATCGACAAGCAAGGCAAGCAGTAACAGACCCGGCAAGGCCGCTGAGCGATCAGCGGCTTTTTGCGTAAGGCTGTTTGTAGCGACTTTTTTTGAGGAGAAGCATCCGTGGCAGATGCAAAGCGTTTCGATAACTACATCAACGGTCAGTGGGTGGCCGGTGCCGACTATTGCACCAACATCAACCCGTCCGACCTGTCCGATGTCATCGGTGAATACGCCAAGGCTGACGCAGCGCAAGTCAATGCTGCCATCGAAGCCGCCCGCGCCGCGTTCCCGGCCTGGTCGACCTCGGGCATTCAGGCCCGTCACGATTCGCTGGACAAAGTGGGCAGCGAGATCCTTGCCCGCCGTGAAGAACTCGGCCAATTGCTGGCCCGGGAAGAGGGCAAGACCCTGCCCGAAGCCATCGGCGAAGTGACCCGTGCCGGCAACATTTTCAAGTTCTTCGCCGGTGAATGCCTGCGCCTGTCCGGCGATTACGTGCCGTCGGTGCGTCCGGGTGTCAACGTTGAAGTCACCCGCGAAGCCCTGGGCGTGGTCGGCCTGATCACCCCGTGGAACTTCCCGATCGCTATCCCCGCCTGGAAGATTGCCCCGGCCTTGGCCTACGGCAACTGCGTGGTGATCAAGCCCGCTGAGCTGGTACCCGGTTGCGCCTGGGCCCTGGCGGAAATCATTTCCCGTGCCGGCTTCCCGGCCGGTGCGTTCAACCTGGTGATGGGCAGCGGCCGTGTGGTCGGTGAAGTCTTGGTCAACAGCCCGAAAGTCGACGGCATCAGTTTCACCGGTTCCGTGGGCGTGGGGCGGCAGATCGCCGTCAACTGCGTTTCGCGCCAGGCCAAGGTGCAACTGGAAATGGGCGGCAAGAACCCGCAGGTCATCCTCGACGACGCCGACCTCAAGCAGGCCGTCGAACTGGCGGTGCAGAGCGCGTTCTACTCCACCGGCCAGCGTTGCACGGCCTCGAGCCGCCTGATCGTCACCGCTGGCATTCACGACAAGTTTGTCGACGCCATGGCCGAACGCATGCAGTCGATCAAGGTCGGTCATGCATTGAGGTCCGGCACCGATATTGGCCCGGTGGTTTCCGAAGCCCAGCTCAACCAGGACTTGAAGTACATCGACATCGGCCAGAGCGAAGGTGCGCGGCTGGTCAGTGGTGGCGGCCTGGTGACCTGCGACACTGAAGGCTACTTCCTGGCGCCGACCCTGTTTGCCGACAGCGAAGCCTCGATGCGCATCAGCCGCGAAGAGATCTTCGGCCCGGTGGCCAATGTCGTGCGCGTGGCGGATTACGAAGCGGCGCTGGCGATGGCCAACGACACTGAGTTCGGTCTGTCCGCCGGTATCGCCACCACATCGCTGAAGTATGCCAACCACTTCAAGCGCCATTCCCAGGCGGGCATGGTGATGGTAAACCTACCGACCGCCGGCGTGGATTACCACGTGCCGTTTGGCGGGCGCAAAGGTTCGTCCTATGGTTCGCGCGAGCAGGGGCGCTATGCGCAAGAGTTCTACACCGTGGTGAAGACTTCCTACATCGGATCGTAAGCGCAATACCGGTCGGCTCCGGGCATCCGGCGCCGATCGCATACAACCTGATTTCCCGTATAAAAATAAATAGTGGAAGTAGATGACATGCAAGAAACCAAGCCGACCCGCGTCCGCTATTTGATCCTGCTCATGCTGTTTTTGGTGACCACGATCAACTATGCCGACCGCGCAACGATCGCCATCGCGGGCTCCAGCCTACAAAAAGACCTCGGCATCGACGCCGTCACCCTCGGTTATATCTTCTCCGCTTTCGGCTGGGCCTACGTGGCCGGGCAGATTCCTGGCGGCTGGCTGCTCGACCGTTTCGGGTCGAAAAAAATCTATGCCTTGAGCATTTTCACCTGGTCGCTGTTCACCGTGCTGCAGGGCTATGTCGGTGAGTTCGGCCTGTCCACGGCCGTGGTTGCACTGTTCATGTTGCGCTTTCTGGTGGGGTTGGCCGAAGCGCCGTCCTTCCCGGGCAACGCACGCATCGTCGCCGCCTGGTTCCCCACCGCTGAACGCGGCACCGCCTCGGCGATCTTCAACTCGGCGCAGTACTTCGCCACGGTGCTGTTCGCGCCGCTGATGGGCTGGATCGTCTACCGTTTCGGCTGGCAGCACGTGTTCATCGTGATGGGCGTGATCGGCATCGTGTTCTCGCTGATCTGGTTGAAAGTGATCCACAGCCCGCGCCAGCACCCGATGATCAACGAAGCCGAGTTCAATCACATCGCCGCCAACGGCGCGCTGGTCGACATGGACCAGGACAAGGGCAAGGATAAGAAAAGCGACGGTCCGAAGTGGGATTACATCCGCCAACTGCTGACCAACCGCATGATGCTGGGCGTGTACCTGGGCCAATACTGCATCAATGGCATCACCTACTTCTTCCTGACTTGGTTCCCGGTGTACTTGGTGCAGGAACGCGGCATGACCATTCTCAAGGCCGGTTTCATTGCGTCCTTGCCGGCGATCTGCGGTTTTATCGGCGGCGTGTTGGGCGGGGTGATTTCCGACTACCTGCTGCGCAAGGGCCACTCGCTGACCTTCGCCCGCAAGGCGCCGATCATCGCTGGCCTGCTGGTGTCCAGCAGCATCGTGGCCTGCAACTACGTGGACATCGAGTGGATGGTGGTGGGCTTCATGGCCCTGGCCTTCTTCGGTAAAGGCGTGGGCGCACTGGGCTGGGCCGTGGTGTCCGATACCTCGCCAAAACAGATCGCCGGTTTGAGCGGCGGCCTGTTCAACACCTTCGGCAACCTGGCATCGATCACCACCCCGATTGTCATCGGCTACATCATCAGCGCCACCGGTTCGTTCAAGTGGGCGTTGGTGTTCGTGGGTTGCAACGCGCTGGTGGCGGTGTTCAGCTACCTGGTCATCGTAGGACCGATCAAGCGTGTGGTGCTCAAGGAACCCACGGCCAAGGATGTTGACATCTCGAGCCTGTCTGAAGCGAAATCCTGAAGGAGCGGTGTCAATGCAACTGATTGAACATGCTGATTCGCCGCGTTACATCCGCCTGCACGAGCGGGACAACGTGGTGATCGTCGTCAATGACCAGGGCGTACCGGCCGGGACCGAGTTCCCGGACGGCTTGGTTACCGTGGACTTTGTACCCCAGAGCCACAAGGTCACCTTGGAAGATATTCCCGAGGGCGGCGAGGTGATTCGCTACGGCCAGGTGATTGGCTATGCGTTGCAACCGATCCCCCGTGGCAGTTGGGTCAAGGAAGACCAGCTGCGCATGCCCACCGCGCCGCCGCTGGACAGCCTGCCGCTGTCCACCGATGTGCCGATGGCCGATGCGCCGCTGGAGGGCTACACCTTCGAAGGCTACCGCAACGCCGATGGCACTGTCGGCACGCGCAATATCCTCGGCATCACCACCACGGTGCAGTGTGTGACCGGGGTGCTGGACCATGCGGTCAAGCGCATCAAGGACGAATTGCTGCCCCAGTACCCGAACGTCGATGACGTGGTGGCGCTGACCCACAGCTACGGCTGCGGCGTGGCAATCACCGCCACTGACGCGTACATCCCGATTCGCACCGTGCGCAACCTGGCACGCAACCCGAACCTGGGCGGCGAAGCGCTGGTGATCAGCCTGGGCTGCGAGAAATTGCAGGCCGGGCAGGTGATGCATGAAAACGACAGTTCGGTGGACCTCAGCGAGCCGTGGTTGTATCGC
This genomic window contains:
- the kdgD gene encoding 5-dehydro-4-deoxyglucarate dehydratase; protein product: MNPQELKSILSSGLLSFPVTDFTAQGDFNRDSYIKRLEWLAPYGASALFAAGGTGEFFSLAASEYSQVIKTAVDTCATSVPILAGVGGATRQAIEYAQEAERLGAKGLLLLPHYLTEASQDGVAAHVEAVCKSVKIGVVVYNRNVCRLNATHLERLAERCPNLIGYKDGLGDIELMVSIRRRLGDRFSYLGGLPTAEVYAAAYKALGVPVYSSAVFNFIPKTAMDFYYAIARDDHETVGKIIDDFFLPYLDIRNRKAGYAVSIVKAGAKIVGYDAGPVRTPLTDLLPEEYEALAALIDKQGKQ
- a CDS encoding MFS transporter is translated as MQETKPTRVRYLILLMLFLVTTINYADRATIAIAGSSLQKDLGIDAVTLGYIFSAFGWAYVAGQIPGGWLLDRFGSKKIYALSIFTWSLFTVLQGYVGEFGLSTAVVALFMLRFLVGLAEAPSFPGNARIVAAWFPTAERGTASAIFNSAQYFATVLFAPLMGWIVYRFGWQHVFIVMGVIGIVFSLIWLKVIHSPRQHPMINEAEFNHIAANGALVDMDQDKGKDKKSDGPKWDYIRQLLTNRMMLGVYLGQYCINGITYFFLTWFPVYLVQERGMTILKAGFIASLPAICGFIGGVLGGVISDYLLRKGHSLTFARKAPIIAGLLVSSSIVACNYVDIEWMVVGFMALAFFGKGVGALGWAVVSDTSPKQIAGLSGGLFNTFGNLASITTPIVIGYIISATGSFKWALVFVGCNALVAVFSYLVIVGPIKRVVLKEPTAKDVDISSLSEAKS
- a CDS encoding FadR/GntR family transcriptional regulator, which encodes MENPIDVPRLPRKRRSLAQELVTVLTEQIRDGLLKRGDKLPTESAIMEAHGVSRTVVREAISRLQAAGQVETRHGIGTFVLDPPSPSGFRIDPATVVTLRDVLAILELRISLEVESAGLAAQRRSAEQLAAMRAALDALNESAAHASDAVASDFAFHLEIALSTGNRYFTDIMTHLGTSIIPRTRVNSARLAHDDQQHYLNRLSREHEEIFEAIARQDSDAARAAMRLHLTNSRERLRQAHEEAQAQG
- a CDS encoding ABC transporter ATP-binding protein/permease yields the protein MNQNAEYSAVNDAVRGQFFRRVWQMTTPYWRSEEKGKAWTLLIAVIALSLFSVAISVWINSWYKDFYNALQEKDSAAFWRLILYFCGIAAVAILGAVYRLYLTQMLTIRWRAWLTEQHFTRWLSDKNYYRLEQGGYTDNPDQRISEDLNSFTTNTLGLGLGLLRTVVSLVSFSIILWGVSGSIEVFGYTIPGYMFWCALVYAAVGSWLTHLIGRRLIGLNNNQQRFEADLRFSMVRVRENAESIALYNGEPNENRRLSGRFGLVWHNFWDIMRVSKRLTFFTSGYGQIAIIFPFIVAAPRYFAGKIQLGELMQINSAFGNVQENFSWFISAYSDLAAWRATCDRLLSFRQAMSDNEGRVPAIDVQNQGAALEVHNLGLDLADGRHLLSNADMTVESGERVMLSGRSGSGKSTLFRAMGHLWPAGHGAIRLPAARYLFLPQKPYLPIGSLREVLSYPQPGDVYPNERYVQVLETCRLPHLIARLDESNHWQRMLSPGEQQRLAFARALLYAPQWLYMDEATSAMDEEDEATLYQALIDQLPGLSIVSVGHRSSLKRFHPRHVRIENGQLVERTVIA
- a CDS encoding aldehyde dehydrogenase family protein encodes the protein MADAKRFDNYINGQWVAGADYCTNINPSDLSDVIGEYAKADAAQVNAAIEAARAAFPAWSTSGIQARHDSLDKVGSEILARREELGQLLAREEGKTLPEAIGEVTRAGNIFKFFAGECLRLSGDYVPSVRPGVNVEVTREALGVVGLITPWNFPIAIPAWKIAPALAYGNCVVIKPAELVPGCAWALAEIISRAGFPAGAFNLVMGSGRVVGEVLVNSPKVDGISFTGSVGVGRQIAVNCVSRQAKVQLEMGGKNPQVILDDADLKQAVELAVQSAFYSTGQRCTASSRLIVTAGIHDKFVDAMAERMQSIKVGHALRSGTDIGPVVSEAQLNQDLKYIDIGQSEGARLVSGGGLVTCDTEGYFLAPTLFADSEASMRISREEIFGPVANVVRVADYEAALAMANDTEFGLSAGIATTSLKYANHFKRHSQAGMVMVNLPTAGVDYHVPFGGRKGSSYGSREQGRYAQEFYTVVKTSYIGS